The proteins below come from a single Gimesia alba genomic window:
- the glyA gene encoding serine hydroxymethyltransferase, producing MSVLESCDPEIWNCIQSEAQRQKHGLELIASENYTSAAVMEAAGSILTNKYAEGLPGRRYYGGCEYVDIVENVARDRACSLFGAEYANVQPHSGSQANMSVYFTVLKPGDTFLAMDLAHGGHLTHGMKLNFSGTLYNPVPYGVREDNHQIDYDQVAKLAREHKPKMIIAGASAYPREIDHPKFAEIAAEVGATLMVDMAHYAGLVAGGVHNNPVEVADFVTSTTHKTLRGPRSGFVLMKKKYAKDLNREVFPGIQGGPLEHVIAGKAVCFKEASEDSFKAYAQQIVANAKTLAETLMAGGIKLASGGTDNHLMLCDVTAIDLSGKIAEEALDKAGITVNKNMIPYDKRKPLDPSGIRIGTAALTTRGMKEDEMKKVGAWILRVLGAPDDDSTIEAVKGEVAEFTESFPVPGIA from the coding sequence ATGTCCGTGCTCGAGTCGTGTGATCCTGAAATCTGGAACTGTATTCAGTCTGAAGCCCAAAGACAGAAACATGGTCTGGAGCTGATCGCTTCTGAAAATTACACCAGCGCCGCCGTCATGGAAGCCGCTGGTTCGATTCTCACGAACAAATACGCCGAAGGGCTCCCCGGACGTCGCTACTACGGCGGTTGTGAATACGTTGACATCGTCGAAAATGTCGCCCGCGACCGCGCCTGCAGTCTCTTCGGAGCCGAATACGCCAACGTCCAGCCGCACTCCGGTTCGCAGGCCAATATGTCGGTCTACTTCACCGTTTTGAAACCGGGCGACACCTTCCTGGCGATGGACCTCGCCCACGGCGGTCACCTGACTCACGGTATGAAACTCAACTTCTCGGGCACGCTTTACAATCCCGTCCCGTACGGCGTTCGCGAAGACAACCACCAGATCGACTACGATCAGGTCGCCAAGCTCGCCCGCGAACACAAACCAAAAATGATCATCGCCGGTGCCTCTGCGTATCCCCGTGAAATCGATCATCCCAAATTCGCCGAAATCGCAGCCGAAGTCGGCGCGACTCTGATGGTCGACATGGCACACTACGCCGGTCTCGTCGCTGGCGGCGTCCACAACAACCCCGTCGAAGTCGCCGACTTCGTCACATCCACCACTCACAAAACCCTGCGTGGTCCCCGATCCGGTTTCGTATTGATGAAAAAGAAATACGCCAAAGACCTGAACCGCGAAGTCTTCCCCGGAATTCAAGGCGGCCCGCTGGAACACGTGATCGCCGGGAAAGCTGTCTGCTTCAAGGAAGCCAGCGAAGATTCCTTTAAAGCCTACGCCCAGCAGATCGTCGCCAACGCGAAGACCCTTGCCGAAACCCTGATGGCAGGCGGCATCAAACTCGCGTCCGGCGGAACCGACAACCACCTCATGCTGTGCGACGTCACCGCGATCGACCTCTCCGGAAAAATCGCCGAAGAAGCTCTCGACAAAGCCGGCATCACCGTCAACAAAAACATGATTCCGTACGACAAACGCAAACCTCTCGATCCCAGTGGAATCCGCATCGGAACCGCCGCCCTCACCACACGCGGCATGAAAGAGGACGAAATGAAAAAGGTCGGTGCCTGGATCCTCCGCGTTCTCGGTGCTCCCGATGACGATTCCACCATCGAAGCCGTCAAAGGCGAAGTCGCCGAATTCACCGAAAGCTTTCCCGTTCCCGGCATCGCATAA
- a CDS encoding tetratricopeptide repeat protein — protein MEEIEEEQPDQLLQGSPALQGERVVFTGTLASMTHQKAWEFVEQHGGQAAQHVSRQTTLLVVGEEGWPLEADGSPSVNLSQAQELIHEGVAIQIIKESDWLSLIELRDPGVNVDQLYTPAMLTQMLDLPVSTIRRWERQGLIKPVRKIFRLPYFSFQEVASVRRLSQLLESGVHPRDLENSLQHLGKFFNEIDAPLSQLTLLSQDAQLLLKDEHGLIDPRRGQRVFDFGTEETAVPELADEESFEGTIEFTEHLKTDEPEDRSSDEWFQEGCQFLDAGDAKSAIEAFRLALLGQPDMPEGHLHLAEALYLDGNTEGALERYYAAVEWDHDYIEAWTQLGCLHNELGDPKAALHAFEIALQVHPDYPDAHLHIAEVLHQLNRVEEAIPHWKVYLEFDEMGPWAELARQRLDEFEDDQLEQFS, from the coding sequence ATGGAAGAAATCGAAGAAGAACAACCTGATCAACTGCTTCAAGGCTCGCCGGCGCTGCAGGGAGAGCGTGTGGTGTTTACGGGGACGCTTGCCTCAATGACACATCAGAAGGCGTGGGAGTTCGTCGAGCAGCACGGCGGTCAAGCCGCCCAGCATGTGAGTCGGCAGACGACGTTACTCGTTGTGGGTGAAGAGGGCTGGCCTCTGGAAGCCGACGGTTCGCCTTCGGTGAATTTGAGCCAGGCGCAGGAGTTGATTCACGAAGGAGTCGCGATTCAGATCATTAAGGAATCGGACTGGCTGTCGTTGATTGAACTCCGTGATCCGGGCGTGAATGTGGATCAGCTTTACACGCCGGCGATGCTGACACAGATGCTGGATTTGCCGGTCTCGACGATTCGTCGCTGGGAGCGACAGGGACTGATTAAGCCGGTTCGAAAAATTTTCCGACTTCCCTACTTCTCGTTTCAGGAAGTGGCGAGTGTCAGGCGGCTGTCGCAACTGTTGGAATCGGGCGTGCATCCGCGGGATCTGGAAAACAGTCTGCAGCATCTGGGGAAATTCTTTAACGAGATCGACGCCCCGCTCTCTCAATTGACGTTGCTCTCTCAGGATGCACAGCTGCTGTTGAAAGACGAGCATGGGCTGATTGATCCGCGGCGCGGTCAGCGGGTGTTTGATTTCGGGACGGAAGAAACCGCGGTGCCTGAGTTGGCGGACGAGGAATCGTTCGAGGGGACGATTGAATTCACCGAGCATCTGAAAACAGATGAACCCGAGGATCGGAGTTCAGACGAATGGTTTCAGGAAGGCTGCCAGTTTTTAGACGCCGGTGATGCGAAGTCGGCGATTGAAGCCTTTCGGCTGGCATTATTGGGACAGCCGGATATGCCCGAGGGGCACCTGCATCTGGCGGAAGCGCTGTATCTGGACGGGAATACGGAAGGCGCGCTTGAACGTTATTATGCGGCGGTGGAATGGGATCACGATTACATCGAAGCCTGGACCCAGCTGGGTTGCCTGCATAACGAGCTGGGCGATCCGAAGGCGGCCCTGCATGCGTTTGAGATCGCGCTGCAGGTTCACCCCGATTACCCGGATGCGCATCTGCATATCGCCGAGGTATTGCATCAGTTAAATCGGGTGGAAGAAGCGATTCCGCACTGGAAGGTGTATCTCGAATTCGACGAAATGGGACCCTGGGCCGAGCTGGCACGACAACGTCTGGACGAATTTGAAGACGATCAGCTGGAACAGTTTTCATAA
- a CDS encoding enolase C-terminal domain-like protein, with translation MKIERIETLVCHARMRNWVFVKVITDQPGLFGWGEATLEWHTRGIVGTIEDLSTLLIGEDPRRVEHLWQMMWRQHFWHGSGVTRSTAIAGIDLALWDIVGKIHGVPCHQLWGGPVRDYIRLYCHLGGGNMESFYQTSTDNAAQFGELAQKAVADGFTAFKSMAVPPTMPIEGLKPIQAAEDCVAAMREAVGDDIDIMVDCHARPSPAMGLQFAKALDPYGLYFFEEPCWPESMESLARINAAVTTPIATGERLTHLAAFRDLFALRGCEICQLDLTHCGGFTEARRIAALADAHRISLAPHNPQGPVSTAASLEFGFSQPSYIICESVHEDVPWRQDVVEEGFVIDPKTRTVTPNDKPGLGISINEEEVKKHPFEQETVQRVFYRDGAVGDW, from the coding sequence ATGAAAATTGAACGCATCGAAACGCTGGTGTGTCATGCCCGGATGAGAAACTGGGTGTTTGTGAAAGTGATCACCGATCAACCTGGCCTGTTTGGCTGGGGGGAAGCCACGCTGGAGTGGCATACGCGAGGGATTGTGGGGACGATTGAAGATCTGTCTACACTGTTGATCGGCGAAGATCCCCGCCGTGTCGAGCATCTATGGCAGATGATGTGGCGACAGCACTTCTGGCACGGGAGTGGCGTGACGCGTTCGACGGCGATTGCCGGCATCGATCTGGCACTGTGGGACATTGTTGGGAAAATTCATGGCGTCCCCTGTCATCAGCTGTGGGGTGGTCCAGTACGCGATTACATTCGCCTGTATTGTCATCTGGGGGGCGGCAATATGGAGTCGTTCTACCAGACGTCGACGGACAACGCGGCGCAATTCGGAGAGTTGGCACAGAAAGCGGTCGCGGACGGGTTCACGGCGTTCAAGTCGATGGCGGTGCCTCCGACGATGCCGATTGAAGGCTTGAAACCGATTCAGGCAGCGGAAGATTGTGTGGCGGCGATGCGTGAGGCCGTTGGTGACGACATTGATATCATGGTCGATTGTCACGCCCGCCCTTCACCGGCGATGGGACTGCAGTTTGCGAAAGCCCTCGATCCTTATGGATTGTATTTCTTTGAAGAACCTTGCTGGCCGGAATCGATGGAGAGTCTGGCACGAATCAATGCCGCGGTGACAACGCCGATTGCGACGGGCGAACGGTTGACGCATCTAGCGGCATTTCGCGATCTGTTTGCATTGCGGGGCTGCGAGATTTGTCAACTCGACCTGACGCACTGCGGCGGTTTCACTGAAGCACGGCGGATTGCCGCACTGGCAGACGCGCATCGAATTTCACTGGCGCCGCACAATCCACAAGGGCCGGTGAGTACGGCGGCTTCGCTGGAATTCGGGTTCTCGCAGCCGAGTTATATTATCTGCGAGTCGGTGCACGAGGATGTTCCCTGGAGGCAGGATGTCGTGGAAGAAGGTTTTGTGATTGATCCCAAAACGCGAACGGTGACGCCGAACGATAAGCCGGGACTGGGAATTTCAATCAATGAAGAGGAAGTCAAGAAACATCCGTTTGAGCAAGAGACGGTGCAGCGGGTATTCTATCGGGATGGTGCGGTGGGAGACTGGTAA